The following are from one region of the Cloacibacterium normanense genome:
- the glyA gene encoding serine hydroxymethyltransferase has protein sequence MSKDIIFELIERERERQTNGIELIASENFVSENVMKAMGSVLTNKYAEGYPGKRYYGGCEVVDEVETLAIERAKQLFGVEYANVQPHSGSQANAAVYLSVLKPGDTVMGMDLSMGGHLTHGSHVNFSGINFRPVFYGVEKETGLIDYNQMREVALREKPKMLIAGFSAYSRDLDYAKFREIADEVGATLWADIAHPAGLVAKGLLNSPFEHCHVVTTTTHKTLRGPRGGMIMMGKDFENTYGHKTPKGETKMMSAVLDGAVFPGTQGGPLEHVIAAKAVAYGEALDQKFEIYAKQVIANSQALAKAMIDRGFDIVSGGTDNHLMLVDLRNKNVNGKETEKALVKADITCNKNMVPYDDKSPFITSGIRLGTAAITTRGLLEKDMETIADLINEVVTNIKDENTLEQVKQKVHQLMEGRALFNG, from the coding sequence ATGAGTAAAGACATCATTTTTGAACTAATTGAAAGAGAAAGAGAAAGACAAACCAATGGTATAGAGCTAATTGCATCAGAAAATTTTGTTTCTGAAAATGTGATGAAAGCGATGGGAAGTGTCTTAACGAATAAATATGCAGAAGGCTACCCAGGAAAGAGATACTACGGAGGTTGTGAAGTGGTAGACGAAGTAGAAACTTTGGCCATTGAAAGAGCAAAACAACTTTTCGGGGTAGAATATGCCAATGTACAGCCACACTCTGGTTCTCAGGCTAATGCAGCGGTTTATTTATCGGTTTTAAAACCAGGTGATACGGTAATGGGAATGGATTTATCAATGGGAGGTCATTTGACACACGGTTCTCATGTTAATTTTTCTGGAATTAATTTCCGTCCGGTATTTTACGGAGTTGAAAAAGAAACAGGTCTTATCGATTATAACCAAATGCGTGAAGTAGCATTGCGCGAAAAACCAAAAATGCTGATTGCAGGTTTCTCAGCTTATTCTAGAGATTTAGATTATGCCAAATTCAGAGAAATTGCAGATGAGGTAGGCGCTACATTGTGGGCAGATATTGCACATCCTGCAGGTTTAGTTGCCAAAGGATTATTGAACTCACCATTCGAACATTGCCATGTAGTGACTACTACTACCCATAAAACGCTTCGTGGACCGAGAGGAGGAATGATCATGATGGGCAAAGATTTCGAAAATACTTACGGGCATAAAACACCTAAAGGAGAGACCAAAATGATGAGTGCTGTATTAGATGGTGCGGTTTTCCCAGGAACTCAAGGTGGACCACTAGAACACGTGATTGCAGCAAAAGCGGTAGCTTACGGTGAAGCTCTTGATCAGAAATTTGAGATTTATGCCAAACAAGTAATAGCCAATTCTCAGGCATTAGCAAAAGCAATGATTGATAGAGGTTTTGATATTGTGAGTGGTGGTACAGATAATCACTTAATGCTAGTTGACCTTAGAAATAAAAATGTAAACGGTAAAGAAACCGAAAAAGCATTGGTAAAAGCAGATATTACGTGTAATAAAAACATGGTTCCTTATGACGATAAGTCTCCATTCATCACTTCTGGAATCAGATTAGGAACCGCTGCCATCACCACGAGAGGTTTATTAGAAAAAGATATGGAGACCATTGCAGATTTAATCAATGAAGTGGTGACCAATATCAAAGATGAAAATACCCTAGAACAAGTAAAACAAAAAGTACATCAGTTAATGGAAGGAAGAGCATTATTTAACGGATAA
- a CDS encoding DUF72 domain-containing protein → MKFGQVADPSQIDFTLPKDHPKTQEILRKSNGNDFNIYIGCAKWNKTDLKGFYPKGTKDELKYYATQFNSIELNATFYSLPSPEQVLTWKEKTPPTFKFFPKITNTVSHFRRLINVTDVVTDYATSVLNFGDQLGMVFLQLHDNFKPKDFDRVEKFIKDWPKEVPLAIEVRSAEWFEEENFEKFSQLLEENNIANIIVDTAGRRDMLHMRLTSDTAFVRYVGANADSDYARLDDWLERIKLWKEEGLKNLYFFVHQNVELASPLLSAYFIEKVNAEFGTKIHIPVMAQPKALF, encoded by the coding sequence ATGAAATTCGGACAAGTAGCAGACCCATCACAAATAGACTTCACCCTTCCAAAAGACCATCCTAAAACCCAAGAAATTCTACGAAAATCTAATGGAAACGATTTCAATATCTACATCGGTTGTGCCAAATGGAACAAAACCGACCTGAAAGGATTTTACCCAAAAGGAACCAAAGACGAACTGAAATACTACGCTACCCAATTCAATTCTATTGAGTTGAACGCTACATTTTATTCTTTGCCGAGTCCAGAACAAGTGCTCACATGGAAAGAAAAAACGCCACCTACATTTAAGTTTTTCCCAAAAATCACCAATACCGTTTCACATTTTAGAAGATTGATTAATGTGACTGATGTAGTGACGGATTACGCGACTTCAGTTTTGAATTTCGGTGACCAGTTGGGAATGGTATTCTTGCAATTACATGATAATTTCAAACCTAAAGATTTTGACAGGGTAGAAAAATTTATAAAAGACTGGCCAAAAGAAGTTCCACTGGCGATAGAAGTACGCAGTGCAGAATGGTTTGAAGAAGAAAATTTTGAAAAATTCTCTCAATTGCTGGAAGAGAATAACATCGCGAATATTATCGTAGACACGGCAGGAAGAAGAGACATGTTGCACATGAGACTCACTTCAGACACCGCTTTTGTAAGATATGTAGGCGCCAATGCAGACAGTGATTATGCAAGATTAGATGATTGGTTAGAACGAATAAAATTATGGAAAGAAGAAGGTTTGAAAAACTTATATTTCTTTGTACATCAGAATGTAGAATTGGCTTCACCGTTGTTGTCAGCGTATTTTATAGAGAAAGTGAATGCAGAGTTCGGGACAAAAATTCACATTCCTGTAATGGCTCAACCTAAAGCGTTGTTCTAA
- a CDS encoding helix-turn-helix transcriptional regulator, giving the protein MKNNIKVQRAILNITQEELAKRIGVSRQTVNALEAGKYVPSTVLALKISKYFKMNVEEIFQLEDND; this is encoded by the coding sequence ATGAAAAATAACATAAAAGTTCAAAGAGCAATTTTAAATATAACGCAAGAAGAATTAGCAAAAAGAATTGGGGTTTCTAGACAAACTGTTAACGCTTTAGAAGCAGGAAAGTATGTTCCATCTACTGTTTTAGCTTTGAAAATTTCAAAATATTTTAAAATGAATGTTGAAGAAATTTTCCAACTTGAAGATAATGATTGA
- a CDS encoding ribonucleoside-diphosphate reductase subunit alpha, with protein sequence MEEQNTDIWWLNEESEQMLNRGYLLKGETVEGAIDRITTAAAKRLYKPELIPAFKEMITKGWISFSSPVWANMGTQRGLPISCFNVHVPDHIEGITHKLGEVIMQTKIGGGTSGYFGELRHRGTAVTDNGKSSGAVSFMKLFDTAMDVVSQGGVRRGAFAAYLDIDHGDIEEFLNIKEIGSPIQNLFIGVCVPDYWMQDMIDGDMDKRKVWAKVLESRQKKGLPYIFFTDNVNRNKPQVYKDSGAVINASNLCSEIMLPSTADESFICCLSSMNLELYDEWKDTNAVKLAIYFLDAVLSEFIEKTEGNYYLSSARKFALRHRALGLGVLGYHSYLQKNMIPFESMEAKMFNAKAFKQIQEQSIQASKELANIYGEPEMLKGYGLRNTTTMAVAPTTSSSAILGQTSPGIEPFASNYYKAGLAKGNFMRKNKYLAKLLEEKGLDNEDVWREIMLNHGSVQHMTQLTQTEKDVFKTFKEISPMEIITQAGQRQQYIDQAQSLNLNIPASLAIKDVNNLMIEAWKLGVKTLYYQRSQSVSKELMVNFVTCSSCEA encoded by the coding sequence ATGGAAGAACAAAATACAGATATTTGGTGGTTAAATGAAGAGTCTGAGCAAATGCTAAACAGAGGTTACCTTTTGAAGGGAGAAACCGTAGAAGGAGCTATTGACAGAATTACTACAGCGGCAGCAAAACGCTTGTACAAGCCAGAACTCATTCCTGCGTTTAAGGAAATGATTACCAAAGGTTGGATTTCTTTTTCTTCTCCAGTTTGGGCAAATATGGGTACTCAACGAGGTTTGCCTATTTCTTGTTTTAATGTTCACGTTCCAGACCATATCGAAGGCATTACCCATAAATTAGGAGAAGTAATTATGCAGACCAAAATCGGAGGTGGAACTTCTGGTTATTTTGGTGAATTGCGTCACAGAGGAACAGCCGTGACAGATAATGGTAAATCTTCTGGTGCTGTTTCTTTTATGAAATTATTTGATACCGCTATGGATGTGGTTTCTCAAGGAGGCGTAAGAAGAGGAGCTTTTGCAGCATACCTAGATATAGACCATGGAGATATCGAAGAATTCTTAAATATCAAAGAAATTGGTAGTCCGATTCAGAATTTGTTTATAGGAGTTTGTGTTCCAGATTATTGGATGCAAGATATGATTGATGGAGACATGGACAAACGTAAAGTTTGGGCAAAAGTTTTAGAATCTCGTCAGAAAAAAGGACTTCCATATATTTTCTTTACCGATAATGTCAACCGTAATAAACCTCAAGTTTACAAAGATTCTGGAGCGGTAATCAATGCAAGTAACTTGTGTTCAGAAATCATGTTGCCTTCTACAGCAGACGAAAGTTTCATTTGCTGTCTTTCTTCTATGAATTTAGAATTGTATGACGAATGGAAAGATACCAATGCGGTAAAATTAGCCATCTATTTCTTAGATGCAGTATTGTCAGAATTTATTGAGAAAACTGAAGGAAACTATTACCTTTCTTCTGCTCGTAAATTTGCTTTGAGACATAGAGCATTAGGTTTGGGCGTTTTAGGATACCACTCTTACTTGCAAAAAAATATGATTCCTTTTGAAAGCATGGAAGCGAAAATGTTTAATGCAAAAGCATTCAAACAAATTCAAGAGCAATCTATACAAGCATCTAAAGAATTAGCAAATATTTATGGAGAGCCAGAAATGTTGAAAGGTTATGGTTTGAGAAACACAACTACAATGGCAGTTGCACCTACTACTTCTTCATCAGCAATTTTAGGGCAAACTTCCCCAGGAATTGAACCTTTTGCATCGAATTACTACAAAGCAGGTTTGGCAAAAGGAAATTTCATGAGAAAGAACAAATATTTAGCAAAACTGCTCGAAGAAAAAGGCTTAGACAATGAAGATGTTTGGAGAGAAATCATGTTGAATCACGGTTCTGTACAACACATGACACAGTTAACCCAAACCGAAAAAGACGTGTTCAAAACCTTTAAGGAAATTTCCCCAATGGAAATTATTACACAAGCGGGACAGCGCCAACAGTACATCGACCAAGCGCAATCATTGAACCTGAATATCCCAGCTTCATTAGCGATTAAAGATGTCAACAATCTAATGATTGAAGCATGGAAACTAGGCGTTAAAACCTTATACTACCAACGTTCACAATCTGTTTCTAAAGAACTCATGGTGAATTTTGTAACGTGTAGCTCTTGTGAAGCGTAA
- a CDS encoding ribonucleotide-diphosphate reductase subunit beta, which translates to MGIFDKRISYKPFEYPEVLQFVDAINKSFWVHSEIDFTADVQDFHSNLQPYEQNAVKHALLAIAQIEVSVKTFWGNLYNHMPKPELNGLGATFAECEFRHSEAYSRLLEVLGYNDEFNNVIEIPAIRERIDYLNTVLANAKSTNHKEYVSSLLLFSILIENVSLFSQFATILSFTRFKGYMKNVSNIIAWTSVDEQIHANAGIYLINKIREEQPELLTDADIEDIYGLVDRSVELEAKILDWIFEAGEIDMFSKEDLLNFMKYRVDDSLKKIGMKTRYNVTPEQYKPMMWFEEEVFANSLDDFFAKRPVDYTKHDKSITANDLF; encoded by the coding sequence ATGGGAATTTTTGACAAACGTATCAGTTATAAACCTTTTGAATATCCGGAAGTACTACAATTTGTTGATGCTATTAATAAATCTTTTTGGGTACACTCAGAAATAGATTTTACTGCGGATGTACAAGATTTCCATTCTAATCTTCAACCGTACGAACAAAACGCGGTAAAACATGCGCTTTTAGCGATTGCTCAAATTGAAGTTTCTGTAAAAACTTTCTGGGGAAATCTGTACAACCACATGCCAAAACCAGAACTCAATGGTTTAGGAGCTACTTTTGCAGAATGCGAATTCCGTCACAGTGAGGCTTATTCTAGATTATTGGAAGTATTAGGATATAATGATGAATTCAATAATGTGATAGAAATTCCTGCCATCAGAGAGAGAATAGACTATTTGAATACGGTTTTAGCCAATGCTAAATCTACCAATCATAAAGAGTACGTTTCTTCATTGTTATTATTCTCTATTTTAATAGAAAACGTTTCGCTATTCAGTCAGTTTGCCACGATTTTATCTTTTACAAGATTCAAAGGGTACATGAAAAATGTATCGAACATCATCGCTTGGACTTCGGTAGATGAACAAATTCACGCCAATGCTGGAATCTATTTAATCAATAAAATCCGAGAAGAACAACCAGAATTATTGACCGATGCAGACATCGAAGATATCTATGGTTTAGTAGACCGTTCTGTAGAACTGGAAGCGAAAATTCTAGACTGGATTTTCGAAGCGGGAGAGATAGACATGTTCTCAAAAGAAGACTTGCTCAACTTTATGAAATATAGAGTAGACGATTCTTTGAAAAAAATTGGCATGAAAACCCGTTACAACGTAACCCCTGAACAATACAAACCAATGATGTGGTTCGAGGAAGAAGTTTTTGCCAATTCATTAGATGACTTCTTTGCAAAAAGACCAGTAGATTATACCAAGCACGATAAAAGCATCACTGCTAACGATTTATTCTAA
- a CDS encoding ABC transporter ATP-binding protein: MLVIKDLHKSYDIGHNKLHVLKGINLEIGEGEFVSIMGSSGSGKSTLLNIIGILDEKDSGIYELDGIPIEHLTETKAAEYRSKFLGFVFQSFNLIGYKTALENVALPLYYQDVPRKERNQRAMEYLEKVGLAQWANHLPNELSGGQKQRVAIARALITNPKVILADEPTGALDSQTTHDIMKLLQDINNEGKTIIVVTHEPDVAAQTKRNVHLRDGVIETDEYIQQVVL; encoded by the coding sequence ATGCTAGTCATCAAGGATTTACATAAGTCTTACGATATCGGTCATAATAAGTTGCACGTATTGAAAGGAATTAACCTAGAAATCGGCGAAGGAGAGTTCGTTTCGATTATGGGAAGTTCTGGTTCTGGAAAGTCTACTTTACTGAATATCATTGGTATTTTAGATGAAAAAGACAGCGGAATCTATGAATTAGATGGCATTCCTATAGAACATCTCACCGAGACCAAAGCGGCAGAATACAGAAGTAAATTTTTAGGATTTGTTTTCCAATCGTTCAATTTAATTGGGTATAAAACGGCATTAGAAAATGTAGCGCTTCCACTCTATTATCAAGATGTACCTAGAAAAGAGCGAAACCAACGCGCGATGGAATATTTAGAGAAAGTAGGTTTAGCACAATGGGCGAATCACTTGCCTAATGAACTTTCGGGTGGACAAAAACAGCGTGTAGCGATTGCAAGAGCTTTAATTACCAATCCTAAAGTGATTTTGGCGGATGAACCAACAGGAGCACTCGATTCTCAGACCACTCATGATATTATGAAACTTCTTCAAGATATTAATAATGAAGGGAAAACCATCATTGTAGTTACCCACGAACCTGATGTAGCTGCTCAAACCAAGAGAAATGTACATTTGAGAGATGGTGTCATTGAAACGGATGAGTATATACAGCAGGTGGTATTGTAA
- a CDS encoding ABC transporter permease translates to MFDIDRWQEIFSSIRSNVLRTVLSGFTVALGLYIFIVLFGIGKGLQNAFQEGFTRDAQNLISIFTGKTTIAYEGLQADRQVTLNNSDYNAIVDAHPEKVQYSTPRYSTNLNVKYGKESGFYQISGANDEEVKIENRQLLNGRFISPKDIDEKQNVAVIGRMVQRDLIKNGDPVGKELEINGSVFKVIGVFSDDGGDWDERMISIPISTLQQMKKGSDTVSTVYIAYDEKLNPEQALAYSDQLKKELKARKKVSPDDENAVVVRNRAEGLKDSFQFLFVITMIVGFIGLGTLLAGIIGISNIMVYIVKERTQEIGVRKAIGAKPRSIVTLIIQESIVITVISGLIGVALGVLTLKLIGNSLEEYFIKDPSVGWLLITAAFISLVMSGLLAGFVPAYRASKIKPIEALRAE, encoded by the coding sequence ATGTTTGATATAGACCGTTGGCAAGAAATTTTCAGTTCTATTCGCAGTAATGTATTGCGAACGGTGCTTTCTGGGTTTACCGTAGCGCTGGGTTTATATATTTTTATTGTTCTCTTCGGTATTGGAAAAGGATTGCAAAATGCCTTCCAAGAAGGATTTACCAGAGATGCACAGAATCTTATTTCCATTTTTACTGGAAAAACCACCATTGCTTATGAAGGCTTACAAGCTGACAGACAAGTAACCCTCAATAATAGTGACTATAACGCTATTGTAGATGCGCATCCTGAAAAAGTGCAGTATTCTACTCCACGATATTCTACCAATCTTAATGTAAAATATGGGAAAGAAAGTGGTTTCTACCAAATCAGTGGAGCCAATGATGAAGAAGTAAAAATAGAGAACCGACAATTACTCAACGGAAGATTTATCTCTCCAAAAGATATTGACGAAAAACAAAATGTAGCCGTAATCGGTAGAATGGTACAGCGCGACCTCATCAAAAATGGAGATCCTGTAGGAAAAGAACTCGAGATTAACGGTAGTGTTTTCAAAGTGATAGGCGTTTTTTCTGATGATGGTGGTGACTGGGACGAACGTATGATTTCCATCCCTATTTCTACGCTTCAGCAAATGAAAAAAGGTTCTGATACGGTGAGCACGGTTTACATTGCCTATGACGAAAAACTAAATCCTGAACAAGCCCTCGCTTATAGTGACCAACTGAAAAAGGAATTAAAAGCCAGAAAAAAAGTTTCTCCTGATGATGAAAATGCCGTGGTCGTAAGAAACAGAGCAGAAGGTTTGAAAGATTCTTTCCAATTTTTATTTGTCATTACCATGATTGTAGGATTCATTGGTCTCGGAACTTTATTGGCAGGAATTATTGGTATTAGCAATATCATGGTGTATATCGTGAAAGAAAGAACTCAGGAAATTGGGGTAAGAAAAGCCATCGGTGCTAAACCGAGAAGCATTGTCACTTTGATTATTCAAGAAAGTATTGTGATTACCGTAATTTCTGGATTAATCGGCGTTGCTTTAGGCGTTTTGACTTTGAAATTAATTGGCAATAGTTTAGAAGAATATTTCATTAAAGACCCAAGTGTTGGTTGGCTATTGATTACCGCAGCATTTATCAGTTTGGTGATGTCTGGATTGCTTGCTGGATTTGTTCCTGCATACAGAGCGAGTAAAATAAAACCAATAGAAGCGCTGAGAGCGGAGTAA
- a CDS encoding four helix bundle protein: protein MFLNLNHYNLDVYKSAKELRKQCYKTIRFLPDTEKYNLIDQIRRASTSIVLNISEGSSRKSKIESNRFYEIARGSIIEIDSCCEIILEEKYLEQEDLTDLGKNIKTTFILLSKLMNS from the coding sequence ATGTTTTTAAACTTAAACCATTATAATTTAGATGTATATAAGTCAGCAAAAGAATTGAGAAAACAATGTTACAAAACCATAAGATTTTTGCCTGATACAGAAAAATATAATTTAATTGATCAAATAAGAAGAGCATCAACATCTATCGTTTTGAATATTTCAGAAGGCTCTTCTAGAAAGTCAAAAATTGAAAGTAACAGGTTTTATGAAATAGCAAGAGGCTCAATCATAGAAATTGATTCTTGTTGTGAAATCATTTTAGAAGAGAAATATTTAGAACAAGAAGATTTAACAGACTTAGGAAAAAATATTAAAACGACTTTTATATTATTATCAAAATTAATGAATAGTTGA
- a CDS encoding ABC transporter permease, producing the protein MNIIFKIDTWQEIYYSLKNNKLRTFLTMIGVGWGMFLFVSLLGAAKGMENGFDKLFSGFATNSIFMWAQNTTIPYNGFPKGRQLSLHLPDMDLLEKKIPQIDYISPQNSRGNFGNPGEQMNRNGKSTTYTLTGDYPAGNKISEKKLIFGRYINDADVTASKNVVVIGEEIYKNFFDAKKNENPIGKSINIKGIFFNVIGVYKVAKAGGPMDNDTTAYIPLSTYTKMYNDGDKVGFFAIVSKPEANLETVEEQAKLELKKKNNVSPEDTNAFGSFNLGKMFGKMYGFLTGMQLLTIIVGALTILAGVIAISNILLITVKERTKEIGIRRALGAKPSEVRNQILLESVVITLTSGLLGFIFGIFLLMIINAMTQNQDAFPFYNPTVNYSHVFAAMAVMTILGLLIGMIPAQRAVKIKPIEALRSE; encoded by the coding sequence ATGAACATCATATTCAAAATAGATACGTGGCAAGAAATTTATTATTCACTTAAAAATAATAAACTTCGTACTTTCCTCACCATGATTGGTGTAGGTTGGGGTATGTTTTTGTTTGTTAGTTTATTGGGTGCTGCAAAAGGTATGGAAAACGGTTTTGACAAATTATTTTCTGGATTTGCGACCAATTCTATTTTTATGTGGGCACAGAATACTACTATTCCGTATAACGGTTTCCCAAAAGGCAGACAACTGAGTTTGCACCTTCCTGATATGGATTTATTGGAAAAGAAAATCCCACAGATTGATTACATTTCGCCTCAAAATTCCAGAGGAAATTTTGGAAATCCTGGTGAACAAATGAACCGCAACGGAAAATCTACCACGTATACCCTTACTGGAGATTACCCTGCAGGAAATAAAATTTCTGAAAAGAAATTAATCTTCGGAAGATATATCAATGATGCAGATGTTACTGCCAGTAAAAACGTAGTAGTCATCGGTGAAGAAATTTATAAAAACTTCTTTGATGCTAAGAAAAATGAAAACCCTATTGGGAAATCTATCAATATCAAAGGTATTTTCTTTAACGTTATCGGTGTTTATAAAGTAGCCAAAGCTGGTGGACCTATGGATAATGACACTACTGCGTACATTCCGCTTTCTACTTATACTAAAATGTACAATGATGGAGACAAAGTAGGCTTTTTTGCCATCGTGAGTAAACCAGAAGCCAATCTGGAAACCGTAGAAGAACAAGCCAAACTAGAACTTAAAAAGAAAAACAACGTTTCTCCTGAAGACACCAACGCTTTTGGAAGTTTCAACTTGGGGAAAATGTTCGGGAAAATGTATGGTTTTTTAACAGGAATGCAATTGCTGACCATTATTGTAGGAGCACTCACCATTTTGGCGGGTGTGATTGCGATTTCTAACATTTTATTAATTACCGTAAAAGAAAGAACCAAAGAAATAGGCATCCGAAGAGCTTTGGGAGCGAAGCCTTCTGAAGTAAGAAACCAAATTTTATTAGAAAGTGTGGTGATTACCTTGACTTCGGGATTATTAGGATTTATTTTCGGGATTTTCCTTTTGATGATTATCAATGCGATGACTCAAAACCAAGATGCTTTCCCATTTTATAATCCTACGGTAAATTATTCACACGTTTTTGCAGCGATGGCAGTGATGACGATTTTAGGACTTCTCATCGGGATGATTCCTGCACAAAGAGCCGTGAAAATTAAGCCGATAGAAGCTTTAAGAAGCGAATAA
- a CDS encoding efflux RND transporter periplasmic adaptor subunit produces MKNLTFKKVVYILLGLLFAAGLLMGISYLIKSNSQESEAFLTRKPFVQNLDDKVMATGKIVPREEVEIKPNMSGIIDKILVKEGDHVSAGELIATLKIVPSVPQVNAAQQEVQNANLQINNAKINLANQQQQFAMQQRLYTQGVISKQEFLTAQQQLQSMQNQLKNAQQQLQTAQKNLQIARTGVAEGLQSLATTQIRSKATGTVLEVPVKIGYQVIEANQFNAGTTICSVADLNSLIFEGKIDEAQAGKIKEGMEMNIVIGALQNKTFPGRVTMIAPKGKDENGTIKFPIEGDVFNPSNEYIRAGFSANGEIVLSSQKNALLLDESLIQYEKQNGKDVPFVEVKQKDGKFKKVTVKLGASDGINVQILSGITKDSEVKVWNPSDKDKEELKEKKK; encoded by the coding sequence ATGAAAAACTTAACCTTCAAAAAAGTAGTTTATATTCTCTTAGGTTTGCTTTTTGCAGCTGGACTTCTGATGGGAATAAGTTACCTGATTAAATCTAATTCTCAAGAAAGCGAAGCTTTTCTCACCAGAAAACCATTCGTGCAAAACCTTGATGATAAAGTAATGGCTACTGGTAAAATAGTTCCGAGAGAAGAAGTAGAAATTAAGCCGAATATGTCTGGGATTATAGACAAAATCTTGGTAAAAGAAGGCGACCATGTTTCTGCGGGAGAACTTATTGCTACCCTTAAAATTGTACCGAGCGTTCCTCAGGTAAATGCTGCTCAACAAGAAGTGCAAAATGCAAATCTTCAAATTAACAATGCTAAAATTAATTTGGCAAATCAGCAACAGCAATTTGCGATGCAACAACGTTTGTACACTCAAGGTGTAATTTCTAAGCAAGAGTTTCTTACTGCTCAACAGCAATTGCAATCGATGCAAAATCAATTGAAAAACGCGCAACAACAATTGCAAACCGCTCAAAAAAATCTACAAATCGCTAGAACTGGTGTTGCCGAAGGTTTACAAAGTCTTGCTACTACTCAAATTCGTTCTAAAGCCACTGGAACGGTACTAGAAGTTCCTGTAAAAATTGGTTATCAGGTAATTGAAGCCAATCAGTTTAACGCTGGAACTACTATTTGTAGTGTTGCAGACCTTAACTCTCTTATTTTTGAAGGAAAAATAGACGAAGCTCAAGCTGGAAAAATTAAGGAAGGCATGGAGATGAACATCGTCATCGGTGCTTTACAAAATAAAACTTTCCCAGGAAGAGTAACCATGATTGCTCCAAAAGGAAAAGATGAAAACGGAACCATCAAATTCCCGATTGAAGGAGACGTTTTTAACCCGAGTAATGAATACATCAGAGCTGGATTTTCTGCCAATGGCGAAATTGTTTTGAGCTCTCAGAAAAATGCTTTGCTTCTAGACGAAAGTCTTATTCAATATGAAAAACAAAATGGTAAAGATGTTCCTTTTGTAGAAGTAAAACAGAAAGACGGAAAATTCAAAAAAGTGACCGTAAAACTGGGTGCATCTGATGGAATTAATGTTCAAATTCTTTCAGGAATTACTAAAGATTCTGAAGTAAAAGTTTGGAACCCATCTGATAAAGACAAAGAAGAATTGAAAGAAAAGAAAAAATAA